A part of Pseudoalteromonas arctica A 37-1-2 genomic DNA contains:
- the speA gene encoding biosynthetic arginine decarboxylase: MTWGLETARATYNVAHWSDGYFDINAQGELVAYPDGDQTKPAISLTQLTEQFKQQGLTLPVLVRFTDILKNRVDTLTNAFTQARANREYNGKYTCVYPIKVNQQRSVVSKLLAHPSGLVGLEAGSKPELMAILGVAKEPITIVCNGYKDSEFLRLACIGQAMGHSVKIVVEKLSELTTLLEEIDNLGIEPAIGIRIRLNSVGKGKWQNTGGEKGKFGLTAGQVLSAVEVLKKHNKLHLMQMVHFHIGSQIANIRDIHRALRECARHFAELTQLNVPLNTVDVGGGLGVDYEGSGSRSACSMNYTVEEYARNVVNAFAEVCDQHNLTHPAIITESGRALTAHHAVLITDVIDVEKAPNHLNPEPPLENSALVLDEMWQCLQRLNPRMALEIYHDAMHLFSEAHDQYVHGLVSMLEWAKIEQLYFTILHRVRASLSNNARAHREVLDDLNEKLADKLFVNFSLFQSLPDVWGIQQLFPVMPIENLTQPLTQRAIIQDITCDSDGQIREYVEGAGIETSLPIPEYKHGEQYHIAMFMVGAYQEILGDLHNLFGDTDSVHVELNDDGYVLTNAIKGDSVKDVLKFVDYDSAILADNFAYQVNKLDVSTQCKEGYLAELNAGLEGYTYFED; the protein is encoded by the coding sequence ATGACCTGGGGTTTAGAAACAGCACGCGCCACTTATAACGTTGCTCATTGGAGTGATGGTTATTTTGATATTAACGCACAAGGCGAACTGGTGGCTTACCCAGATGGCGACCAAACAAAACCGGCCATTTCTTTAACGCAATTAACTGAGCAGTTTAAGCAACAAGGTTTAACGTTGCCGGTTTTAGTACGCTTTACCGATATTTTAAAAAATCGTGTAGACACCCTTACTAACGCGTTTACGCAAGCGCGAGCAAATCGTGAATATAACGGTAAATACACCTGTGTTTACCCAATAAAAGTAAATCAGCAGCGCTCCGTAGTAAGTAAACTATTAGCGCATCCAAGCGGGCTTGTTGGCCTAGAAGCAGGCTCAAAGCCAGAACTTATGGCTATTTTGGGCGTAGCAAAAGAGCCAATCACTATTGTGTGTAACGGCTATAAAGACAGTGAGTTTTTACGCTTAGCATGTATTGGTCAAGCTATGGGCCACAGCGTAAAAATTGTGGTAGAGAAGCTTTCAGAACTGACCACACTACTTGAAGAAATAGACAACCTAGGCATTGAACCGGCTATTGGTATTCGCATTCGCCTAAACTCAGTAGGCAAAGGCAAGTGGCAAAACACGGGCGGCGAAAAAGGCAAGTTTGGTTTAACAGCAGGCCAAGTACTAAGTGCTGTTGAAGTGCTTAAAAAGCATAATAAGCTGCACTTAATGCAAATGGTGCATTTTCATATTGGTTCTCAAATTGCCAACATTCGTGATATTCACCGTGCTTTACGTGAATGTGCACGCCACTTTGCTGAGCTTACACAATTAAACGTACCGTTAAATACCGTTGATGTGGGCGGCGGCTTAGGCGTTGATTACGAGGGCTCTGGCTCGCGTAGTGCGTGTTCAATGAATTACACCGTAGAAGAGTATGCGCGTAACGTAGTGAATGCATTTGCTGAGGTGTGCGATCAGCATAACCTTACGCATCCGGCCATTATCACCGAGTCGGGGCGTGCTTTAACTGCTCACCATGCGGTATTAATTACCGATGTAATTGACGTAGAAAAAGCGCCTAATCATTTAAATCCAGAGCCACCGCTTGAAAATAGCGCATTAGTGCTTGATGAAATGTGGCAGTGTTTACAGCGTTTGAACCCGCGTATGGCACTGGAGATTTATCACGACGCTATGCACTTATTTAGCGAAGCGCACGATCAGTACGTGCATGGCTTAGTAAGCATGCTAGAGTGGGCGAAAATAGAGCAGCTTTACTTTACTATTTTACATCGTGTGCGGGCATCACTTAGTAATAACGCGCGCGCGCACCGTGAAGTACTCGACGATCTAAATGAAAAGCTTGCCGACAAATTGTTCGTTAACTTTTCATTATTTCAGTCGTTGCCTGATGTATGGGGTATTCAGCAGTTGTTTCCTGTTATGCCAATCGAAAACTTAACTCAGCCACTTACTCAGCGCGCGATTATTCAAGATATTACCTGCGATTCTGACGGGCAAATTCGTGAATACGTTGAAGGCGCTGGTATCGAAACCAGCCTACCAATACCAGAATATAAGCATGGCGAGCAATACCACATTGCTATGTTTATGGTGGGTGCGTATCAAGAAATTTTAGGCGATTTACATAACCTATTTGGTGACACTGATTCGGTGCACGTAGAGCTTAACGACGATGGCTACGTGTTAACCAATGCTATAAAAGGTGATAGCGTTAAGGATGTATTAAAGTTTGTTGACTATGATAGCGCCATTTTAGCTGACAACTTTGCGTACCAAGTTAATAAACTTGATGTATCGACGCAGTGTAAAGAAGGTTATTTAGCTGAGCTTAATGCAGGCCTTGAAGGCTATACCTATTTTGAAGATTAA
- the speE gene encoding polyamine aminopropyltransferase: MANLDQSKWFTEISDRDGSAFSLRINKKLDEKQSPFQKVEMFETTDFGNLMIIDGCTMVTTRENFFYHEMISHPALLAHPNPKNVVIIGGGDCGTLREVLKHPGVETVTQIDIDEVVTQMSLKYFPELCESNNDARATVMFDDGIKYMREAAGESIDVVIVDGTDPVGPGEGLFNHAFYTSCLDALRPGGILVQQSESPLMHMPLLVEMREAMLSVGFNDLQTLPFPQPIYPSGLWSVTLARKSQAFDGFREDGAAQIAEHSEYYNSGIHHGALATPNYMKRAFDKK; encoded by the coding sequence ATGGCAAATTTAGATCAAAGTAAGTGGTTTACTGAAATTAGCGACCGCGATGGCAGCGCATTTTCATTACGTATTAATAAAAAGTTAGATGAAAAACAGTCTCCTTTTCAAAAGGTAGAAATGTTTGAAACCACAGACTTTGGTAATTTAATGATCATCGACGGGTGTACTATGGTAACAACCCGCGAAAACTTCTTTTATCATGAGATGATCAGCCACCCTGCACTTTTAGCGCATCCAAACCCTAAAAACGTCGTTATTATTGGCGGCGGCGACTGCGGTACTTTACGCGAAGTATTAAAACACCCAGGCGTAGAAACTGTAACGCAAATAGATATCGACGAAGTAGTAACGCAAATGTCGTTAAAATACTTCCCAGAGCTTTGTGAATCTAATAACGACGCCCGTGCAACGGTTATGTTTGACGACGGTATTAAATACATGCGCGAAGCCGCTGGCGAATCTATCGACGTAGTGATTGTTGATGGCACAGATCCGGTAGGTCCAGGTGAGGGTTTATTTAACCATGCGTTTTACACAAGCTGTTTAGATGCACTGCGCCCAGGTGGTATTTTAGTACAACAAAGTGAATCGCCACTTATGCACATGCCATTATTAGTTGAAATGCGCGAAGCAATGTTAAGCGTAGGCTTTAACGATTTACAAACATTACCATTTCCACAACCAATTTACCCAAGCGGTTTATGGTCAGTAACACTTGCACGTAAATCACAAGCATTTGACGGCTTTAGAGAAGATGGCGCGGCACAAATAGCCGAGCACAGTGAATACTACAATAGCGGTATTCATCATGGCGCACTCGCTACACCTAACTACATGAAACGCGCATTCGATAAAAAATAA
- a CDS encoding glycoside hydrolase family 97 protein, whose translation MRIPALVLLAFASNSYGQTVELKSPDTQITVSISDENNTPSYAIKFKNKAVINKSLLGFEFKTQAAFSDGFKIKSIEQQSVNSQWQQPWGERQNVVDEYNEVAVTFTKNEPNKGTYTIRFKAFDSGVGFRYEVPQQAGFEHTEITKELTEFAINNSHDATAWWIPARGWNRYEYVYNTTPLNEAPLAHTPFTFKTSDGTHISIHEAALVDYAGMVLNQRRSGTFTADLTPWSDGVAVKKQGAFKTPWRTIQIADSAVGLVNSDIILNLNEPNKLGDVSWVKPGKYVGIWWGMHINTQTWGSGKKHGATTQTTKYYMDFAAQYGFDGVLVEGWNIGWDGDWYFNGDVFNFTKPYDDFDIAALAQYGKEKGVQLIGHHETSGNVSNYRDQMEDAFALYEKSNVSQVKTGYVADGGNIKRIDKNGIARHEWHDGQFMVNEYLYNVKLAAKHKISINTHEPIKDTGLRRTYPNWIAREGARGQEYNAWGSPPNPPEHVPMLAFTRMLAGPMDFTPGIFDMSFNGLGGDTNRPQTTLAKQLALYVVLYSPIQMAADLPKNYLAKPDAFQFIQDVPTDWQQSIAIDGEVGDFIVFARKERKSTKYSGNDWYLGAVTDEKARTIEVKLDFLEQGKKFEAQIYKDGKSAEWKNNPYDLAIEKRVVTASDKLTLKLATSGGTAIRFKAL comes from the coding sequence ATGAGAATACCAGCACTTGTGCTTTTAGCCTTTGCTAGTAATAGCTACGGACAAACCGTAGAGCTAAAATCGCCAGACACACAAATAACAGTAAGCATCTCTGACGAGAACAACACGCCAAGCTACGCAATAAAATTTAAAAACAAAGCGGTTATAAACAAATCTTTACTGGGGTTTGAATTTAAAACACAAGCAGCTTTTAGCGATGGCTTTAAAATTAAAAGCATTGAACAACAAAGCGTTAACTCGCAGTGGCAACAACCTTGGGGCGAACGTCAAAACGTTGTTGACGAATATAACGAAGTAGCCGTTACCTTTACAAAAAACGAGCCAAATAAAGGTACCTACACAATTCGATTTAAAGCATTTGATAGTGGTGTAGGTTTTCGATACGAAGTACCACAACAAGCCGGCTTCGAACATACAGAAATAACCAAAGAGCTAACTGAATTTGCAATAAACAATAGTCATGATGCAACAGCATGGTGGATACCTGCTCGTGGCTGGAACCGCTACGAATATGTTTACAACACTACTCCACTTAACGAAGCTCCACTAGCTCACACACCATTTACGTTTAAAACAAGTGACGGTACTCATATTAGCATTCATGAAGCCGCACTTGTTGATTACGCAGGCATGGTGCTTAATCAACGCCGCTCTGGTACGTTCACTGCCGATTTAACGCCGTGGTCAGATGGTGTTGCAGTTAAAAAACAAGGTGCTTTTAAAACACCATGGCGCACCATTCAAATAGCCGACAGCGCTGTTGGCTTAGTTAATTCAGATATAATACTAAACCTAAACGAGCCTAATAAACTCGGTGATGTGTCGTGGGTTAAGCCTGGCAAATACGTGGGTATCTGGTGGGGTATGCATATAAACACGCAAACTTGGGGTAGCGGTAAAAAACACGGCGCCACTACGCAAACCACAAAATACTATATGGATTTTGCAGCGCAGTATGGTTTTGATGGTGTACTCGTTGAAGGCTGGAATATTGGTTGGGATGGCGATTGGTATTTTAATGGCGATGTATTTAACTTTACCAAACCGTACGACGACTTTGATATAGCAGCGCTTGCTCAATACGGCAAAGAAAAAGGCGTACAGCTCATTGGCCACCATGAAACATCAGGCAATGTAAGCAACTACCGTGACCAAATGGAAGATGCCTTTGCCCTTTACGAAAAATCAAACGTAAGCCAAGTAAAAACAGGTTATGTAGCCGATGGCGGAAATATAAAACGTATAGACAAAAACGGTATTGCTCGCCACGAATGGCATGACGGCCAGTTTATGGTTAACGAATACCTTTATAACGTAAAACTTGCAGCTAAACATAAAATTAGCATTAATACTCACGAGCCAATTAAAGATACAGGCCTGCGCCGTACTTATCCAAACTGGATTGCGCGCGAAGGCGCACGCGGACAAGAATACAATGCATGGGGTTCACCTCCTAATCCACCAGAGCATGTACCAATGCTTGCTTTTACCCGCATGCTTGCAGGACCAATGGACTTTACGCCAGGTATTTTTGATATGAGCTTTAATGGTTTAGGAGGCGATACAAACCGCCCACAAACTACACTTGCCAAACAACTTGCACTTTATGTTGTTTTGTATAGCCCAATTCAAATGGCTGCCGACTTACCTAAAAACTATTTGGCTAAGCCCGATGCGTTTCAATTCATTCAAGACGTACCAACAGATTGGCAGCAAAGTATTGCTATTGATGGTGAAGTAGGCGACTTTATTGTATTCGCTCGTAAAGAACGTAAAAGCACTAAATACTCAGGAAACGATTGGTACCTAGGTGCTGTTACTGACGAAAAAGCCAGAACAATTGAGGTAAAACTCGACTTTTTAGAGCAAGGCAAAAAGTTTGAAGCACAAATTTATAAAGATGGTAAAAGCGCAGAGTGGAAAAACAATCCGTACGATCTAGCTATCGAAAAACGTGTTGTAACTGCAAGCGATAAACTAACACTTAAATTAGCCACTAGTGGCGGTACAGCTATTCGTTTTAAAGCACTTTAA